Part of the Trichoderma asperellum chromosome 1, complete sequence genome is shown below.
GTAGCTCACCAGGGTTAGTAGCCTTGCTTAGCATTCGTTGCCATATTTCACGGCGCTCACTAATATTGCGCAGTTGTTGAGCACTATCGTAACCTCTGGAACTTTGTTCAGGTGGTTCACGCCAAGGAGGAGACGGGAAATACCATCTGCAACCCGACTTCTTGTCCCCGAATGTCCGCAGGAGCGTAAGTAGTCCAAGTCTCCGCCCGCCTCTCAATCTGAGTGCATCTGCTCACTTCAGTCGTTAGAAATCACTCTTTCACCTGGCTCAATAGTCGACGTGAGCCAGTCGAACTGCCGGCTCATGAGTACATGACTCTTATGCAGCGATGGATCGCGGGCAAGATTGATGATACCGCCATCTTCCCGACTGATCCTGCCGGCGTCTCTTATTCTCACAACCCTGCCATGTCTTCAACTCCGCTGTCTCAGCTCACTAACCCGGGAGAGGGCGACTGGACTGGCAAGCGATCTGGATTCCCAGAAAAGTTTATTGACATTTGTCAGATGATATTCCGCCAAATGTTCCGAGTGTATGCTCATCTCTACTGGGCACACTTTTCAGAACCTTACTACCACCTAAACTTGGAGAAGCAGTTGAATAGCTGCTTCTCACATTTCCTGCTAACAGCCACGGCGCTGGATATGCTGGGAAAGCAGGACCTGGAGCCGATGCAGCCTCTGATCGATCTTTGGGCGGCTAACGGGACTTTCCCTCCGGAGTCCAAGGTTTATGAGTTTGCAAACATTCAAGCTGGCGAGCGATTGATTCAACTTGCGGGCGTTGTTCAGTAAAAGATTTTCTTTGGCATTTTGTTATAACGTGTTTCTTCTGTTTGGTCCACGTGTCATTGTTCAAAGGCAGATAGAAGAGTATGTGGCCTTTACTTTtgggtacatgtagtcaCAGAATAATAGCTATTTTGAGCGCTAAAACAATCGGCACAAACCTTGAAGACTTtcttgagaaaagaaaatatgaGCATTAGATTAGTGTAGTAACAATCGTAATAGGAAGCACCGAATCTAGCCATTTAATCTCAACTCCAgtgaatcttcttctctcatgATCCAGCCGGTATTATAGCCCTCTTCCGCAAACAAAGCTATATACATAAGATCTGATTCCTATTCTGTCACATACTCATCCTTGAACAAAGATTCTCCTTGATATTCTCACAAATATTTATAACATAGGGTTTATTTACTCTATAGGACGTTGTAGACAGCATCAACACATAGAATATCTGTATACAAAGTATGCATTTAACTCAACACAAATGCGTGACGTTATTCATTCTCATACATTCTTGAACAAGAGTACTCCCACAATCGTTTCATCGATATAACTTCGTATTAGATATTTTTAAGTAGGAGAAGAATGGTATAACCGCCTCTGACAGAACATCAACCCGATTGGCACCATACCTACCACAGGCCTTGTCCTGGTAGctatctttataatatcAGCCGGCGCTGGCTACATCTAAGGATCATCGGGAACCTAAGGAAGTTTATTTATCACATTTCTGACATAGTGTGTAGAAAGGGATTGGCTTCTTGTACAAATCCAATCATTTCGGTGGCATAGTGCAAGAGATCGATCTCAGACAGATTAAAAGCATCTTCTCTAACTATATAGGCTATCTAGAGTATCAAGACAGAATTTTATGAAAGTAATTGTTAAAACAAGTCAGGTGGTATGAATTGTTGTAAGGAAACCCGACAGGATGAGTGCCATTAAATTCAATTATCCTTACCTATGTaactatatcttttttttttaacgtaTACCATTGATTTAGGCGTTTCTTTCGCTCCATATAGATGTTACAgtggttaaaaaaaaaacgccttcTATCCTAATATCCTCGCCTCACAAATCACCAAAAATTGCCCCCTTATCTACCAGCATCTTCAAACCTTAGCAAATCCTTTCGTTTTATTAACAAAGGGGGGGATCATAGGAAAACCTTCTCTCTTCAGTTCAATATTATCCACTTTTGAACTATAATGTGCCTATTTCTCCATGAGTCCTCACTTTCACGAATAAAACAGTAGGTGTAGTGTAAGATGTTTTTATGGGCCAGGAAGAATGAGTAGAAATGACGAATGGCTCATACACAAACATTTTGATTAGAGCACTTCCACATGGAGCCCACAAGAATATACGTCAAGCCAATAAATCAGATATTGTATATCTTGTTCTTGAAGTTTCCTCGCTGCCCTATAAATCTCTCCAGATGGCAAATAGTTTTATCCACTATTGGATAAACTATCTATGCAAAGCCCTATCCGAGATTCACAAAATCCCAACGCAGTCCAATTTATCCGGTAGATCCAGTGGCAAAATTCAACTACAAAGCTAACCAGAAAACCAAGAAACGGGGGacaccccccccccaaaaaaaagaactttcCTAATGGGCCAAGAGTTACGCAGGCCCATCGCCGTTCAAAGTGGTTCAAGCAGAAATCAACCCGGCAAAAAGCACCTAATCTTGGTCCCCTCATGCAGCATCTGTCAAATATCATATGTACAAACCGACGAGGGTGCATCAGCAtataagagaaagagaaagaaaaaaaaaaagagccggGCCATCTGCAGGCTGAGCCCTGCAATGCCGGGTCCTCCAGTGGCGATTAGAGACGgcctcctcctgctcctcctccttcccCCATCTCGACTAATAGGCCTCAAGTTCTCCTCACATAATACATGGAGCTATTCGCAGACGTACATTGAGCTATCCTAGGGCTCCTTGCTTGAGCAATGGCACACTCGAGCTCGCCACTGGCCAAGTTGCCAAGCTGAAACCCCAACGCTATCTTACTTCGGTTTCGAGAGGAGAAGGCTGCCGTTTGAGAATTAAGTTGCAGGTTAATTGCCTGTTTAGAAGAGTGGAAGTATCAGACCCTTGCCTTGTTTTTACAGCACGAGAATCCTGCTCTGAGGCATCTAGCACTTCTCCTTCCTCTCGAAGCCGCACTCGTCCGGATAGACCGCGGTACCCTTCGCCCAGCCGTAGAAGCCGTCATGGTCAACAAGTGGAGTCTTTCTTGGTTGATCCTAGAATGTAAGCCCATCGCCTTGCACTGCTACCGACCAACGTACATACAAGTGTGCTTGTACGCCCCAGACTGTCGCTTGTTGATGGTCGATGGGTATATCGATATCGCCACTAAGCCCACTTCGCACCGCCCATCgccatacttgtacatgatTACTGGTTTCAGATGGGCGGCATGATCATGTCCCTTGGCCATTAATAGACGATTATCTCTCCGTGGCGCGGGCAATCCGGCTAACTAAATGCTCAGGTGAGAGGCGTGTTAATCCCTTCCCTCTCTTTAGCGCACCCTTCAACGTAGGCAAATGAAGATTCGCAATATCCCAGGCtattttttctgtttcttattttatttttttcagCTTTTCAACGCGCCAGGCAATAATTTCATGCAAGCTACTATTTTAGCACCTCGTCCAAGTTCTTTTAAGCTCGCGCCCGCCGGGGACTACATCCGGAAAAGCTGAAAGAGGTTTGGGAAGTTCTTCACCGCCAGTATCATCCGCTCTAAACTCCTACTTCTTTGTAACTCACGGGCGATACCGGAAAGCGTAGGAAAGGGAAgtcaaaacaaaaaaaaaaaaaaagaagggcaaagggaaaaaattCAAGTCTTCGGCAAAAGCGGGAACTGGTGCCACAAGCGCACTTGGAGTGATGATGGTTGAGATCAAGTGGTAGCAGCGCCTAACAAGGACAAAGAGAGGCATCGGATGCCATGCATGCTTACGGAGTCAATGCTCACCTACCCAGGTTCATTCATACGTACTTGTACAGAACAGTGGTAGTATGCACATATGCAATTCGTATACGTGCCGGGTTGTCTCTCTGCGGAGCGCAGCAGGTAAAAGGAGAGCGGACGGCGATAGGTGGGCGATGCTCTGAAGATGCAGTCCTCCCCCATGCCAACCTTAGCACATCAGACAAAGACGCCTAGACGTCCACTGACTGGCTATGCTGCGATCCAACCCTGGCTTCCCGCCGCCTGCCTGCAGCAGAGGCATGCAGCTGCCTGTGTGAGAGAGGTCAAGGGTTTGAGCCTCAGGCGTGCCAGGCTTATCCAGAAAGTGCTCGCAGGCCGTGTTCAACAGCATCGCGTGTTTTCCCAGTGAGACATAGAGCTCTGTGGTGCGGagtatgtactccgtacaaacAGATCCCCCGTTTCTCTTTCATACGAGTATTGCTGGCAGTAGTAGTCCCAGCAGTAGCAccatactacctactactcgTATTTGTAAATGCCGTTGACCGAAAATCATGAGTGAGACATTGAAATATCAGTCCATATGACGAAGGATTGCCTTTTGACATGCCCCCATATGTGCCGTCGGAGGTGTGCCGCTTGCCGACTTCTTTTCGCCTTCTCCCAGCTTTTTGATCACACCGACTTCTCCCTCATGAGATCTTGGTACGACAGGCCACCTGCTTGTTTGTTAACTTGTAGTAGGTATCCATGACTCTCATGACACTTGTTTAGAAGCCCTGCCTTATTTGAATGAAGCACAAAAGGCTTCTACGCATGTTCCGCGTCGCGGTCTGTTGTCTGTCGACTCCGTGATTGGGGGAAGCTCGTGGTTCAGTATCCATCAAGATCCATCAAGTCGATTCACCGCCGTCGATTTAGCTTGCGCACTATCAATCCTTGTGCAGACATGTTTCAGAATGATTATCCACAGAAAGCTTAAAGGCGGTGATGCGTAGAGCTAGAACTCGTAGCCAGAGCGTCTCGTCCACGTGCGtcttcttttcgtcttctcttctctttgcttttttcgtTTGCTTCCAGGGTAGGGTCTACAGGCAGGACCCCGGTCTCCATACGCATTAGCAAAAGCTTCGTCCGGGTTGTGATGCCCGTAGGCAAAGAAATGGGGCTCTCCGGCGAACGGCGTTCGGTGACTCATCTCCCTAGGTTCCGCTTGTCTCCCGTGATGCGGACAGTGAGCGTAAAATTCGTGCTTCTGCGTCGGCCATGCGAGGAAAGACAAGATGCCTGCTTATTCTCTCCCCCTAGCTGTTCATATTCTAGCTTAACCGGCACTTTCCCAGCCGCTCTTTCATATGCACACAAGTACCGCTATGCTTATCATTTCTCTTCGGTAGCAGGTGTTTGGTGTTTTGTGCAAAGGCGTTCGCATCGAATTCTTCGCCGTTGAGAGTGGAGCTTTGGGCGATACGCTTGATCGAAAATGTAATCGCAATCCAGCTGCatatactccgtacctgCGCTCGTCAACTGAAAACCACGCTTCAATACTGATATCATCCATGCTCAACAAGACTGGACTTCTCTCTGTGCCTGGCTAACAAGGCACTAACAATACCTCTTACCGCATACTACTTGAGTGGAGTGGTGTTGATACTTTGGATGACAAGAACGGAACGGCGCTGGCCATAATACAAGTGGTGTTGAGAGAGACACTGTATCATGTGTGCATCCCGAAAGAGCTTATGttagccaaaaaaaaaaaaaaaaaaaaaaaaaaaaaggctctaAAGTATGGTGGCTCATAGCCGTGAAAGCCC
Proteins encoded:
- a CDS encoding uncharacterized protein (EggNog:ENOG41) yields the protein MSNLFSGINARLRGGPKSPSPSQSSQGPLPHPSSDVASSPKTSSARLPERTPSFPASTSSPQPSGMAQSDAMATGDDVINSYHLPRPLPLWLNSNCAKHIVKGNFMTLSARPKTVEQGEWVAHQVVEHYRNLWNFVQVVHAKEETGNTICNPTSCPRMSAGANHSFTWLNSRREPVELPAHEYMTLMQRWIAGKIDDTAIFPTDPAGVSYSHNPAMSSTPLSQLTNPGEGDWTGKRSGFPEKFIDICQMIFRQMFRVYAHLYWAHFSEPYYHLNLEKQLNSCFSHFLLTATALDMLGKQDLEPMQPLIDLWAANGTFPPESKVYEFANIQAGERLIQLAGVVQ
- a CDS encoding uncharacterized protein (EggNog:ENOG41) encodes the protein MAQSDAMATGDDVINSYHLPRPLPLWLNSNCAKHIVKGNFMTLSARPKTVEQGEWVAHQVVEHYRNLWNFVQVVHAKEETGNTICNPTSCPRMSAGANHSFTWLNSRREPVELPAHEYMTLMQRWIAGKIDDTAIFPTDPAGVSYSHNPAMSSTPLSQLTNPGEGDWTGKRSGFPEKFIDICQMIFRQMFRVYAHLYWAHFSEPYYHLNLEKQLNSCFSHFLLTATALDMLGKQDLEPMQPLIDLWAANGTFPPESKVYEFANIQAGERLIQLAGVVQ